From the Opitutus sp. ER46 genome, one window contains:
- a CDS encoding segregation/condensation protein A: MVPDADYRIKLQVFEGPLDLLLFLIRKNELDIYDIPIESVTHQYIDALHAMQQLDLDVAGEFFVMAATLMEIKSRMLLPKGQQAIDPNAEDEEVDPRWELVHQLLQYKKFKEAAAALANLAETRQNLMERYISELSAEEQERPLRNVDRIELWNAFNIVLRRLAEKLVVGEIHDEVVTVADQMEWLLGRCRDQQSFLFSSLFPTGVTLRRLVATFLAMLELTRLKRFRIRQAEAFADISVEVVQNPLETVIPTDTVSA, translated from the coding sequence GTGGTTCCTGACGCCGATTATCGCATCAAGCTTCAAGTCTTTGAAGGTCCGCTCGACTTGCTGTTGTTCCTCATTCGCAAGAACGAGCTGGATATCTACGACATCCCCATCGAGTCGGTGACCCACCAGTACATCGACGCCCTGCATGCGATGCAGCAGCTCGATCTCGATGTCGCCGGCGAGTTCTTCGTCATGGCGGCCACGCTGATGGAGATCAAAAGCCGGATGCTGCTCCCCAAGGGGCAGCAGGCGATCGATCCAAACGCTGAGGACGAGGAGGTCGATCCGCGCTGGGAGCTCGTCCATCAGCTCCTGCAGTACAAGAAGTTCAAGGAAGCCGCCGCCGCGTTGGCGAACCTCGCCGAGACCCGGCAGAACCTGATGGAGCGCTACATCTCGGAGCTGTCCGCCGAGGAGCAGGAGCGCCCGCTCCGCAACGTCGACCGCATCGAGCTCTGGAACGCCTTCAACATCGTGCTGCGCCGCCTCGCCGAGAAGCTCGTCGTCGGCGAGATCCATGACGAAGTCGTCACCGTTGCCGACCAGATGGAGTGGTTGCTCGGCCGCTGCCGGGACCAGCAGAGTTTCCTCTTCTCCAGCCTCTTTCCGACCGGCGTCACGCTGCGCCGGCTCGTCGCCACCTTCCTGGCCATGCTCGAGCTCACGCGACTCAAGCGGTTCCGTATTCGCCAGGCGGAGGCGTTCGCCGACATCAGCGTCGAGGTGGTGCAGAACCCACTTGAAACCGTGATCCCCACCGACACGGTGTCGGCGTGA
- a CDS encoding acylphosphatase yields MTEVTHESIFFTGHVQGVGFRYSTLQVAKEFEVAGFVKNLDDGRVQVEVEGTAGEIDAFVEALQDRMHGYVRKTERSRQKRQPAFAGFAIR; encoded by the coding sequence ATGACCGAGGTTACCCACGAATCCATCTTCTTCACCGGCCATGTGCAGGGTGTCGGCTTTCGCTACAGCACGCTGCAGGTGGCAAAGGAGTTCGAGGTGGCGGGATTCGTGAAGAACCTGGACGACGGGAGAGTCCAGGTGGAAGTCGAAGGCACGGCGGGCGAGATCGATGCCTTTGTGGAAGCACTGCAGGACCGGATGCATGGCTACGTGCGGAAGACGGAGCGATCGCGGCAGAAGCGTCAGCCGGCCTTCGCGGGATTCGCGATTCGCTGA
- a CDS encoding 1,4-dihydroxy-2-naphthoate polyprenyltransferase, whose protein sequence is MWGVWIAAARPRTLPAAVAPVVVGSALAWRDNAFDGAAALICLGFALLVQIGTNFANDYFDFVHGADTAARQGPRRAVAAGLVSPATMRNATVVVFAVAFLLGLSLIAWGGPWLLVVGVTSIISGVAYTGGPWPLAYHGWGDVFVFIFFGLVAVAATYFVQAGRVSTDALLAAVPVGLLAANILVVNNYRDADTDAVAGKRTLVVILGRRAARAQFGLSLVGAFAVPVLLAWRHHHWAYLVPLLLVPVAWRHARRLRDSKTPSELIALLGATGRLLALYALGFALGLLLSSVQVSLQLGL, encoded by the coding sequence ATGTGGGGAGTGTGGATTGCCGCGGCGCGGCCGCGGACGTTGCCGGCGGCGGTGGCGCCGGTGGTCGTGGGTTCGGCGCTGGCGTGGCGCGACAACGCCTTCGACGGCGCGGCGGCGTTGATCTGTCTGGGCTTTGCGCTGCTCGTGCAGATCGGCACGAACTTCGCCAACGACTACTTCGATTTCGTCCACGGCGCCGACACGGCGGCCCGCCAGGGGCCGAGGCGGGCGGTGGCGGCGGGCCTGGTCTCGCCGGCCACGATGCGCAATGCGACGGTGGTCGTGTTCGCGGTGGCGTTCCTGCTGGGGCTCTCGCTGATCGCGTGGGGTGGGCCCTGGCTGCTCGTGGTCGGCGTAACCTCGATCATCTCCGGCGTGGCGTACACCGGCGGACCCTGGCCGCTGGCGTATCACGGCTGGGGCGATGTGTTCGTGTTCATCTTCTTCGGCCTGGTGGCGGTGGCGGCGACGTACTTCGTGCAGGCGGGCCGGGTGAGCACCGATGCGCTGCTGGCGGCGGTGCCGGTGGGGTTGCTGGCGGCGAATATTCTCGTGGTGAACAACTATCGGGACGCCGACACCGATGCCGTTGCGGGCAAACGCACCTTGGTGGTGATCTTGGGCCGGCGGGCGGCGCGAGCCCAGTTTGGGCTCTCCCTGGTCGGTGCATTCGCCGTGCCGGTGCTGCTCGCGTGGCGGCATCACCATTGGGCTTACCTCGTGCCGCTGTTGCTGGTGCCCGTCGCCTGGCGGCACGCGCGGCGGTTGCGGGACAGCAAAACGCCCAGCGAGCTGATTGCTCTGCTGGGCGCGACGGGAAGACTGCTGGCGCTGTATGCGCTGGGGTTCGCTCTCGGGCTGCTGCTCAGCTCAGTTCAGGTGAGCCTTCAGCTTGGCCTTTAG
- the trxA gene encoding thioredoxin produces the protein MSEKIANLTAETFKLTVNSSQTPVLVDFWAPWCGPCKAIAPILEELAVELNGKLAIAKLNIDEHDSIPAEYGVRAIPTMILFKGGKVAETLVGLMPKETLKAKLKAHLN, from the coding sequence ATGTCCGAAAAAATCGCCAATCTCACTGCCGAGACGTTCAAGCTCACCGTCAACTCGTCCCAGACTCCCGTGCTGGTCGACTTCTGGGCCCCCTGGTGCGGGCCGTGCAAGGCGATCGCTCCGATTCTCGAGGAACTCGCGGTGGAGCTGAACGGCAAGCTGGCCATCGCGAAGCTCAACATCGACGAGCACGACTCGATTCCGGCCGAGTACGGCGTGCGCGCCATCCCGACGATGATCCTGTTCAAGGGTGGCAAGGTCGCCGAAACCCTCGTGGGCCTCATGCCCAAGGAGACGCTAAAGGCCAAGCTGAAGGCTCACCTGAACTGA
- a CDS encoding response regulator, producing MNSPAPTAESRVLVIDDCIALHDAFRQILLGSQSRSPFAVRPSTPGVNPGPLRASGFAVDCVAQGEEGIAAVRRALDSGQPYAIAFVDMRMPPGVDGIETTRRLWEIDPQLQVIICTGVSDHSWESTVLQLGATDNLLILKKPFDKIEVLQMAHALATKWLTARRDRALLADLDARVRQQTSELNEAEGRFANVFHANPVPTALQSAADGRFVDVNPAFLDLVGLPRDRVVRHTSTELGLWPEQDVWRLAVDSIHRRAPWRSQSARLRSGRGMRDVLVSVEKVQLGPQPCVLTSIEDDTDRLLLEKKFQQAQKMEAVGQLAAGVAHDFNNLLTVIQSYTALVLDDAHLSSTNRDGLAQVNAAASRAAALTRQLLIFSRRQITNLEAVDLAHALASTREMLRRLLPEHTELVWDSRPGLPRVMADIANLEQVVMNLAVNARDAMPRGGKLTIRLAAADLGADASRRHPDARPGRFVQLTVSDTGLGMSADVMSHLFEPFFTTKEAGKGTGLGLPTVYAIVRQHSGWTEVTSMPARGTRFDVYLPALPAAPSAPPSEEPAKPTGESLVRGKGERILLVEDEPSVRLTVRIIAQRAGYDVTEAVDGPDALRRWQERSAPFDLLFTDMVMPNGMNGVELAAKLREEAPDLPVVISTGYSQELLRQNGTPVAGARLLLKPFTTAALLDTLREILAAPR from the coding sequence ATGAATTCGCCCGCCCCTACCGCCGAGTCCCGCGTCCTTGTGATCGACGACTGCATCGCCCTGCACGATGCGTTCCGCCAGATCCTCCTCGGCAGCCAATCCCGCTCTCCTTTTGCGGTTCGCCCCAGCACGCCGGGAGTGAACCCCGGACCACTTCGGGCCTCCGGATTCGCAGTCGATTGCGTTGCGCAGGGTGAAGAGGGCATCGCCGCCGTCCGCCGGGCTCTCGACTCCGGTCAACCGTACGCGATCGCCTTTGTCGACATGCGCATGCCGCCCGGCGTCGACGGCATCGAGACCACACGCCGCCTGTGGGAAATCGACCCGCAGTTGCAGGTCATCATCTGCACCGGCGTCTCCGATCACTCCTGGGAGTCGACCGTCCTGCAGCTCGGAGCCACCGACAACCTGCTCATCCTCAAGAAGCCTTTCGACAAGATCGAGGTCCTGCAGATGGCGCACGCGCTCGCCACCAAGTGGCTGACCGCCCGCCGCGACCGCGCCTTGCTGGCCGATCTCGACGCTCGCGTGCGCCAGCAGACCAGCGAGCTCAACGAGGCCGAAGGCCGCTTCGCCAACGTCTTCCACGCGAATCCCGTCCCCACCGCGCTGCAATCCGCGGCGGACGGCCGCTTCGTCGACGTCAATCCCGCGTTCCTCGATCTCGTCGGCCTCCCTCGCGACCGGGTCGTGCGGCACACCAGCACCGAACTCGGTCTCTGGCCCGAACAGGACGTGTGGCGGCTGGCCGTCGACTCCATCCACCGCCGCGCCCCCTGGCGCTCGCAAAGCGCGCGTCTCCGTTCCGGCCGCGGGATGCGCGACGTCCTCGTCTCGGTCGAAAAGGTCCAGCTCGGCCCGCAACCGTGCGTCCTCACGAGCATCGAGGACGACACCGACCGCCTGTTGCTCGAGAAGAAATTCCAGCAGGCCCAAAAGATGGAGGCCGTGGGCCAGCTCGCCGCTGGCGTGGCGCACGACTTCAACAATCTCCTCACCGTCATCCAGAGCTACACCGCGCTTGTGCTCGACGACGCGCACCTGAGCTCCACCAACCGCGACGGGCTCGCCCAGGTCAACGCCGCCGCCTCGCGCGCCGCCGCCCTCACCCGCCAGCTCCTCATCTTTAGCCGCCGTCAGATCACCAATCTCGAAGCCGTCGATCTCGCGCACGCCCTCGCGTCCACGCGCGAAATGCTCCGCCGGCTCCTGCCCGAGCACACCGAGCTCGTCTGGGACTCCCGGCCCGGCCTGCCCCGCGTCATGGCCGACATCGCCAATCTCGAGCAGGTGGTCATGAACCTCGCCGTCAACGCACGCGACGCCATGCCACGCGGCGGCAAGCTCACCATCCGCCTCGCCGCCGCCGACCTCGGTGCCGACGCCTCACGCCGGCACCCCGACGCGCGCCCCGGCCGCTTTGTCCAGCTCACCGTCAGTGACACCGGCCTGGGCATGTCGGCGGACGTGATGTCGCATTTGTTCGAGCCCTTCTTCACCACCAAGGAGGCGGGCAAGGGCACCGGCCTCGGACTCCCGACCGTGTACGCCATCGTGCGCCAGCACTCCGGCTGGACCGAGGTCACGAGCATGCCGGCGCGGGGCACGCGCTTCGACGTCTACCTGCCCGCCCTCCCGGCCGCCCCATCCGCCCCCCCCAGCGAGGAACCGGCCAAGCCCACGGGCGAGTCCCTCGTCCGCGGCAAGGGCGAACGCATTCTCCTCGTCGAGGACGAGCCGAGCGTCCGCCTCACCGTGCGCATCATCGCGCAGCGCGCGGGTTACGATGTCACCGAGGCGGTCGACGGTCCCGATGCGCTGAGGCGCTGGCAGGAACGCAGCGCCCCCTTCGACCTGCTGTTCACCGACATGGTGATGCCGAACGGAATGAACGGCGTCGAACTCGCCGCCAAACTCCGCGAGGAAGCGCCGGATCTCCCCGTCGTCATCAGCACCGGCTACAGCCAGGAACTCCTGCGCCAGAACGGGACGCCCGTCGCCGGCGCCCGCCTGCTCCTCAAGCCTTTCACCACCGCCGCGCTGCTCGACACGTTGCGCGAGATCCTCGCGGCCCCGCGCTGA
- a CDS encoding RsmB/NOP family class I SAM-dependent RNA methyltransferase: MSRAGSQLQIFLRLLAALQPHWHRDQALPARLQTLLARHKEFGSRDRRLYRELLYTTLRYLPWIEPLLAADATRAGRIIAWLAAETRDSAAYRQEICGDWPTLPTVAARAAFLGATPETLLPAWLRAECPAAFTAAELEAQLARAPLWLRLQTDAPDEVAREFAAHQWSCRPAAILPDAWQVLGEVDVTRSAAYARGAIEIQDLGSQLVLASIGVAPGTRWFDACAGAGGKTLQLARLVGPHGAVDAHDIRPAALAELRARVSRAGLSQVRTVAVPASPAYDGVLVDAPCSGSGTWRRAPHLKWTTSRGTLADRAALQLTLLERYAGQVRPGGQLVYATCSLARTENAGVVTAFLARHPEFSPAAFANAFGFHPDATGLTILPSRHDTDGFFVAHLRRQPA, encoded by the coding sequence ATGAGCCGCGCCGGTAGCCAGCTGCAGATTTTCCTGCGCCTGCTCGCGGCGTTGCAGCCGCACTGGCACCGTGACCAGGCCCTGCCCGCCCGCCTCCAGACCCTCCTCGCCCGGCACAAGGAGTTCGGCTCCCGCGACCGCCGCCTGTATCGGGAACTTCTCTACACCACGCTGCGCTACCTGCCCTGGATCGAACCGCTGCTCGCGGCCGACGCGACGCGCGCGGGTCGCATCATCGCCTGGCTCGCGGCCGAGACGCGCGACTCCGCCGCCTATCGTCAGGAAATCTGCGGCGACTGGCCCACGCTGCCGACCGTCGCCGCCCGCGCCGCGTTTCTCGGCGCCACGCCCGAAACGCTTCTGCCCGCGTGGCTGCGCGCCGAGTGCCCCGCCGCCTTCACAGCCGCCGAACTCGAGGCGCAGCTCGCCCGCGCCCCGCTCTGGCTCCGGCTGCAGACCGACGCCCCCGACGAGGTCGCGCGCGAGTTTGCCGCCCACCAGTGGTCCTGCCGTCCCGCCGCCATCCTGCCGGATGCCTGGCAGGTCCTGGGCGAGGTCGACGTCACGCGGTCCGCCGCCTACGCCCGCGGGGCGATCGAGATCCAGGACCTTGGCTCCCAACTTGTCCTCGCCAGCATTGGCGTCGCTCCCGGCACGCGTTGGTTCGATGCGTGCGCCGGCGCCGGCGGCAAGACGCTCCAGCTCGCGCGGCTCGTCGGCCCGCACGGGGCGGTGGATGCCCATGACATTCGCCCCGCTGCACTCGCCGAACTACGCGCCCGGGTCTCCCGCGCGGGGCTTTCCCAGGTCCGGACCGTCGCCGTCCCCGCCTCTCCCGCCTACGATGGCGTGCTCGTCGACGCCCCGTGCTCCGGATCCGGCACCTGGCGGCGAGCGCCGCACCTCAAGTGGACCACCTCGCGCGGCACGCTCGCCGATCGCGCCGCGCTGCAGCTCACGCTGCTGGAACGATACGCCGGCCAGGTGCGGCCCGGCGGCCAGCTGGTCTACGCCACCTGTTCGCTGGCGCGGACGGAGAACGCGGGCGTCGTGACAGCCTTCCTGGCCCGCCATCCGGAGTTTTCACCCGCTGCCTTTGCCAACGCATTCGGTTTTCACCCCGACGCCACCGGTCTGACCATCCTTCCCTCCCGCCACGATACCGACGGCTTCTTCGTTGCCCACCTGCGCCGGCAACCCGCCTGA
- a CDS encoding DEAD/DEAH box helicase, with the protein MSTVSPPPPPLAPLPAGADADAVLDRFLTVAGERGLTLYPEQEEAILELFAGRNVVLNTPTGSGKSLVAAAFHFKALCAGERSVYTCPIKALVNEKFLSLCRDFGPENVGMMTGDASVNPGAKVLCCTAEILANMALHRGAESDVRAVIMDEFHYYADAERGTAWQVPLLTMPRARFLLMSATLGATEKFERALAGLTGAESVTVRSDRRPVPLEYEYSETPLAEKVAELLMTKRAPIYLVYFTQRAASEGAQNFTSLNVCTKEEKAALQAELEGVRFNSPYGKELRRFLRHGIGVHHAGLLPKYRVLVEQLAQRGLLKLICGTDTLGVGINVPIRTVVFTQLWKYDGTKAAILSVRDFRQISGRAGRRGFDDRGFVVAQAPEHVIENKRLDEKAAADPRKKKAVRQKAPEGAVGWDVKTFERLRTAPPEELSSKFEVSHGMLLLVLSRDADGCRAMQRIIRDSHETPHRKWALRRRGWQLFRALLERKIVEWIPRQASGRKLQVNVELQDDFSLHQALSLYLIDTLPRLDAASPDYAFDVLTLCEAIVEDPDTILRRQLDKLKTEKLEEMRAAGIEYQERMEKLDQMEHPKPLREFLYDTFNAFAAVHPWVEQENVRPKSIAREMYERYLSFSDYVKEYGLQRSEGLLLRHLSQVWKVLAQTVPAGVKTDEVAEMEDYFRELIRGVDSSLLEEWERLRNPEFVAAETADKPARPTTFDVTRDTQAFRRLVRTAILGFLQDVAAREWESANSRLVHGTVAEVGSDVLSPEARALEQGFKTYFEARGRFRLDPEGRAGKHTHWETDAAAGTWRVAQVLIDAEAQNDWEVRFTVSLARSRDENRAVVTFDGLAPIGT; encoded by the coding sequence ATGTCGACCGTTTCGCCGCCACCTCCACCTCTTGCCCCGCTGCCTGCGGGGGCCGACGCCGATGCGGTGCTGGACCGGTTCCTGACGGTGGCGGGGGAGCGCGGGCTGACGCTGTATCCGGAGCAGGAGGAGGCGATTCTTGAACTGTTCGCCGGGCGCAATGTGGTCCTGAATACGCCGACCGGCTCGGGAAAGTCGCTGGTCGCGGCGGCGTTCCATTTCAAGGCGCTCTGCGCGGGCGAGCGCTCGGTGTACACGTGCCCGATCAAGGCGCTGGTGAACGAGAAGTTCCTTTCGTTGTGCCGTGACTTCGGGCCCGAGAACGTCGGCATGATGACGGGTGACGCGAGCGTGAATCCCGGCGCGAAGGTGTTGTGCTGCACGGCGGAGATCCTAGCCAACATGGCGCTGCATCGCGGGGCGGAGAGCGACGTGCGGGCCGTGATCATGGACGAGTTCCACTACTACGCCGACGCCGAGCGCGGCACGGCATGGCAGGTGCCGCTGCTCACCATGCCGCGGGCGCGGTTCCTGTTGATGTCGGCCACGCTGGGCGCGACCGAGAAGTTCGAGCGGGCCCTGGCGGGGCTCACGGGAGCCGAGAGCGTGACGGTCCGCAGCGATCGGCGGCCGGTACCGCTGGAGTACGAGTATTCGGAGACGCCCCTGGCGGAAAAGGTGGCGGAACTGCTGATGACGAAGCGGGCCCCGATCTATCTGGTGTACTTCACGCAGCGGGCGGCGTCGGAGGGGGCGCAGAACTTCACGAGCCTGAACGTCTGCACGAAGGAGGAGAAGGCGGCGTTGCAGGCGGAGCTGGAGGGCGTGCGGTTCAACAGCCCCTACGGTAAGGAACTCCGCCGGTTCCTGCGCCACGGCATCGGCGTGCACCATGCCGGTCTGTTGCCCAAGTACCGCGTGCTGGTGGAACAGCTGGCGCAGCGCGGGCTGCTCAAGCTGATCTGCGGCACGGACACGCTGGGCGTGGGCATCAACGTGCCGATTCGCACCGTCGTGTTCACGCAGCTCTGGAAGTACGACGGGACGAAGGCGGCCATTCTCAGCGTGCGCGACTTTCGGCAGATCTCGGGGCGAGCCGGGCGCCGGGGGTTCGATGACCGCGGTTTCGTCGTCGCGCAGGCGCCGGAGCACGTGATCGAGAACAAGCGGCTCGACGAGAAGGCGGCCGCCGATCCGCGCAAGAAGAAGGCCGTGCGGCAGAAGGCTCCGGAGGGGGCGGTCGGTTGGGATGTGAAGACCTTCGAGCGGCTGCGGACGGCCCCGCCGGAGGAGCTGTCGTCGAAGTTCGAGGTGAGCCACGGCATGCTGTTGCTGGTGCTAAGCCGGGACGCAGATGGCTGTCGGGCGATGCAGCGGATCATCCGCGACTCGCACGAAACGCCGCATCGCAAGTGGGCGCTTCGCCGCCGGGGCTGGCAACTGTTTCGCGCGCTGCTGGAGCGCAAGATCGTGGAGTGGATCCCGCGGCAGGCCTCGGGCCGGAAGCTGCAGGTCAACGTGGAGCTGCAGGACGACTTCTCGCTGCACCAGGCGTTGTCCCTGTACCTGATCGACACGCTGCCGCGGCTCGATGCCGCGTCCCCCGACTACGCCTTCGACGTGCTGACGCTCTGCGAGGCGATCGTGGAGGACCCCGACACGATCCTGCGCCGGCAGTTGGACAAGCTGAAGACCGAGAAGCTGGAGGAGATGCGGGCGGCGGGGATCGAGTATCAGGAGCGGATGGAGAAGCTCGACCAGATGGAGCACCCGAAGCCGTTGCGGGAGTTCCTGTACGACACCTTCAACGCCTTCGCCGCGGTTCACCCGTGGGTCGAGCAGGAGAACGTGCGGCCCAAGTCGATCGCCCGGGAGATGTACGAGCGCTACCTCTCGTTTTCGGACTACGTGAAGGAGTACGGGCTGCAGCGCTCGGAGGGACTGCTGCTGCGGCATTTGTCGCAGGTCTGGAAGGTCCTCGCGCAGACCGTGCCGGCGGGCGTGAAGACCGACGAAGTCGCGGAGATGGAGGACTATTTCCGCGAACTGATTCGCGGGGTGGACTCGAGTCTCCTCGAGGAATGGGAGCGCTTGCGGAACCCGGAGTTCGTGGCGGCGGAGACGGCGGACAAACCGGCGCGGCCGACGACGTTCGACGTGACGCGCGACACGCAGGCGTTCCGCCGGCTCGTGCGGACCGCGATCCTTGGTTTCCTGCAGGATGTTGCTGCCCGCGAGTGGGAGAGCGCAAACAGCCGGTTGGTCCATGGCACGGTGGCCGAAGTGGGGAGCGACGTGCTCTCGCCCGAGGCGCGGGCGCTCGAGCAGGGGTTCAAGACCTACTTCGAGGCGCGTGGCCGGTTTCGACTGGATCCGGAGGGCCGCGCGGGGAAACACACCCACTGGGAAACGGATGCGGCCGCCGGAACCTGGCGGGTGGCGCAGGTCCTCATCGACGCCGAGGCGCAGAACGATTGGGAGGTGCGCTTCACGGTCTCGCTTGCCCGCTCACGTGACGAGAACCGGGCCGTGGTCACGTTCGACGGCCTGGCTCCGATCGGGACCTGA
- a CDS encoding cytochrome c, translated as MKTKMVVLAGLLAAAVPAAFAADAKTNWEDHCARCHGATGKADSKMGQKLKLRDYSDPKVQAAFTDEQLLEATMKGVIVDGKEKMKGYADKLSADEGKELVKLIRSFKS; from the coding sequence ATGAAGACCAAAATGGTTGTGCTTGCTGGACTCCTCGCGGCGGCCGTGCCCGCCGCTTTCGCTGCCGATGCCAAGACGAACTGGGAAGACCATTGCGCGCGGTGCCATGGCGCCACGGGCAAGGCTGACTCCAAGATGGGCCAGAAGCTGAAACTGCGGGACTACTCTGACCCGAAGGTGCAGGCTGCCTTCACCGACGAGCAGCTGCTCGAGGCGACAATGAAGGGCGTGATCGTGGACGGAAAAGAGAAGATGAAGGGCTACGCGGACAAATTGAGCGCGGACGAGGGCAAGGAGCTCGTGAAGCTCATCCGCAGCTTCAAGTCCTGA
- the lptD gene encoding LPS assembly protein LptD → MIRRLILCCCLVGLLHAEQPAGTQLSADRTDYLLATDETALIGHAELREGDLLVTADEFRFKGQQGTNPETITASGHVVYTRGPLRILADRVVFHRVERTFTAENIRLGSFPYYIEGASASGARDTVTVHQARISYGEPGPWQPTARAEQITLNPETRQVRSARTQLGIGGVQPVPFPKFEQNLSDPLWSLLTFSGGYRGSLGAFVDLGLHLPVTPGLRLGGDVGYYTERGLLAGPSGSYSSPTDPARLRGSFQSGYINDHGDKKTDLLGRAVPENRAFFEWQHQQQISETVTLNGQFNWWRDSEVLRDFRPREFFPVQQPDSFVELTHAGENLFASAFARFRPNSFQVVQQRTPELRVDLLPMPIGGGFYERFNASIAFLRETPLPDPQTGLASMPANELPAAGAFLYPAEQHWSSHPYAGSAIQELQSTRMDAYYALTRPISSGDWFALTPVAGGRVTHYMNTRGAAKAGPYTRVLGEVGADAELHASGTFAYRNEAWKIDGLRHLFTPRISYRYIPQADKGRAYIPPIDRESFSTYLPPLGLGDVRSIDDLQPTHTLRLALLNTLQTRDAGYGSRDLLRLNVANDFRFKRAPGERDVSEIHAEFAAMPARWLEVGVYNSFAPQTFTLREFNSGVTVRNGDAWSVRFGNSFFRHQLEDYVVDGRARLNENFDVLTQVRYDQRKHRFTEQTYGVVQNLANMWRISYLVSFYSGRQRESGFGFSIQVDTVRF, encoded by the coding sequence GTGATTCGTCGCCTAATCCTTTGCTGCTGCCTGGTTGGTCTCTTGCACGCGGAGCAGCCCGCCGGCACCCAGCTCAGTGCCGACCGTACCGATTATCTCCTCGCCACCGACGAGACCGCGCTCATCGGGCACGCCGAGTTGCGCGAAGGCGATCTCCTGGTCACCGCCGACGAGTTTCGTTTCAAGGGCCAGCAGGGCACCAACCCCGAGACCATCACGGCTTCTGGCCACGTGGTCTACACCCGCGGCCCCCTCCGTATCCTGGCCGACCGCGTGGTCTTCCATCGGGTCGAGCGTACCTTCACCGCCGAGAACATTCGGTTGGGCAGCTTCCCGTACTACATCGAGGGCGCTTCGGCCAGCGGTGCCCGCGACACGGTCACCGTCCACCAGGCGCGCATCTCCTACGGAGAGCCCGGCCCCTGGCAGCCCACCGCCCGGGCGGAGCAGATCACCCTCAACCCCGAGACCCGGCAGGTCCGCTCGGCACGCACTCAACTCGGCATCGGCGGCGTCCAGCCCGTCCCGTTCCCCAAATTCGAACAGAATCTGTCCGACCCGCTGTGGTCCCTCCTGACTTTCAGCGGCGGCTATCGCGGCTCGCTCGGCGCGTTCGTTGACCTGGGGCTGCACCTGCCAGTGACGCCCGGGCTGCGCCTCGGCGGTGATGTGGGCTACTACACGGAGCGGGGGCTCCTCGCCGGGCCCTCGGGTTCCTATTCCAGCCCGACTGACCCGGCACGCCTCCGGGGCAGCTTCCAAAGCGGCTATATCAACGACCACGGCGACAAGAAGACCGACCTGCTGGGCCGCGCGGTGCCGGAGAATCGCGCGTTCTTCGAATGGCAGCACCAGCAACAGATCTCCGAGACCGTCACCCTCAACGGCCAGTTCAACTGGTGGCGCGACTCCGAGGTGCTGCGCGACTTCCGCCCCCGCGAATTTTTCCCGGTGCAGCAGCCCGACTCGTTCGTCGAACTCACCCACGCCGGCGAGAACCTGTTTGCCTCCGCCTTCGCCCGCTTCCGGCCCAACTCCTTCCAAGTGGTCCAGCAGCGCACGCCGGAACTCCGCGTCGACCTCCTGCCCATGCCGATCGGCGGCGGATTCTACGAGCGGTTCAACGCCAGCATCGCCTTCCTCCGGGAGACGCCCCTGCCCGATCCGCAGACCGGCCTCGCCTCGATGCCGGCCAATGAGCTGCCCGCCGCGGGCGCGTTCCTCTACCCCGCCGAGCAGCATTGGTCATCCCATCCCTATGCCGGCAGCGCCATCCAGGAGCTGCAGAGCACACGGATGGATGCCTACTACGCACTGACGCGGCCCATCTCGTCCGGGGACTGGTTCGCGTTGACTCCGGTCGCCGGCGGTCGGGTCACCCACTACATGAACACGCGCGGCGCCGCGAAGGCCGGCCCGTACACCCGCGTGCTCGGCGAGGTCGGCGCCGATGCCGAGCTGCACGCCAGCGGCACGTTCGCGTATCGCAACGAGGCCTGGAAGATCGACGGCCTCCGCCATCTCTTCACGCCGCGGATCAGCTACCGCTACATTCCGCAGGCGGACAAGGGCCGGGCCTACATTCCGCCGATCGATCGCGAGTCCTTCTCCACCTACCTGCCGCCGCTCGGACTCGGCGACGTCCGCTCCATCGATGATCTCCAGCCGACCCACACCCTGCGACTCGCGTTGCTCAACACGCTGCAAACGCGCGACGCGGGCTACGGCTCCCGCGACCTGCTGCGACTCAACGTCGCGAATGACTTCCGCTTCAAGCGCGCCCCGGGCGAGCGCGACGTCTCCGAGATTCACGCCGAGTTTGCCGCGATGCCGGCCCGCTGGCTCGAGGTCGGCGTCTACAACAGCTTTGCCCCGCAGACCTTCACGCTGCGCGAGTTCAACTCCGGGGTGACCGTCCGCAACGGCGACGCCTGGAGCGTCCGCTTCGGCAACAGCTTCTTCCGCCACCAACTCGAGGACTACGTCGTCGACGGGCGCGCCCGCCTGAACGAGAACTTCGACGTGCTCACCCAGGTGCGCTACGACCAGCGCAAGCACCGCTTCACCGAGCAGACCTACGGCGTGGTGCAGAATCTCGCGAACATGTGGCGGATCTCCTACCTCGTGAGCTTCTACTCCGGCCGCCAGCGCGAGAGCGGCTTCGGCTTCAGCATCCAGGTCGACACGGTGCGGTTCTGA